A DNA window from Pseudarthrobacter sp. W1I19 contains the following coding sequences:
- the rpsL gene encoding 30S ribosomal protein S12, translating to MPTINQLVRKGRTPKVKKTKAPALNGSPMRRGVCTRVYTTTPKKPNSALRKVARVRLNGGVEVTAYIPGVGHNLQEHSIVLVRGGRVKDLPGVRYKIVRGALDTQGVKNRKQARSRYGAKMEKK from the coding sequence GTGCCTACGATTAACCAGCTGGTCCGAAAGGGCCGCACGCCGAAGGTCAAAAAGACCAAGGCTCCTGCGCTGAATGGCAGCCCCATGCGCCGCGGTGTTTGCACCCGCGTCTACACCACCACCCCGAAGAAGCCGAACTCGGCTCTGCGTAAGGTGGCACGTGTGCGCCTCAACGGCGGCGTCGAAGTAACCGCCTACATCCCCGGTGTGGGACACAACCTGCAGGAGCACTCCATTGTGCTCGTCCGCGGTGGTCGTGTGAAGGACCTCCCGGGTGTCCGCTACAAGATCGTCCGTGGCGCCCTCGATACCCAGGGTGTCAAGAACCGTAAGCAGGCCCGCAGCCGCTACGGCGCAAAGATGGAGAAGAAGTAA
- the rplD gene encoding 50S ribosomal protein L4 → MANTVQVDLPAEIFDVQTNVPLLHQVVVAQLAAARQGTHKTKTRAEVSGAGRKPFKQKGTGRARQGSIRAPHMTGGGIVHGPTPRDYSQRTPKKMIAAALRGALSDRARNGRIHVVAELVEGDKPSAKTALAALRGVSDRKNLLVVIERANDVAALSVRNLAGVHVLYADQLNTYDVLVSDDVVFTKAAYEAFVAGKAVAKNEEDAK, encoded by the coding sequence ATGGCTAACACTGTCCAGGTTGACCTGCCTGCAGAAATCTTCGACGTTCAGACCAACGTGCCGCTGCTGCACCAGGTTGTCGTTGCTCAGCTTGCTGCTGCTCGCCAGGGTACCCACAAGACCAAGACCCGCGCTGAAGTTTCCGGTGCAGGACGCAAGCCGTTCAAGCAGAAGGGCACCGGCCGCGCCCGTCAGGGTTCCATCCGTGCTCCGCACATGACCGGCGGTGGCATTGTCCACGGTCCCACCCCGCGTGACTACAGCCAGCGCACCCCCAAGAAGATGATTGCTGCTGCACTGCGCGGCGCATTGTCTGACCGGGCACGCAACGGCCGCATCCACGTTGTCGCCGAACTGGTTGAAGGCGACAAGCCGTCCGCCAAGACTGCACTGGCAGCGCTGCGCGGCGTGTCCGACCGCAAGAACCTGCTGGTCGTCATCGAGCGCGCCAACGACGTTGCTGCACTGTCCGTGCGCAACCTCGCCGGTGTTCACGTTCTGTACGCAGACCAGCTGAACACCTACGACGTTCTCGTGTCTGATGACGTTGTCTTCACCAAGGCTGCCTACGAAGCATTCGTTGCCGGCAAGGCAGTGGCAAAGAACGAGGAGGATGCCAAGTGA
- the rplC gene encoding 50S ribosomal protein L3, whose protein sequence is MTATRNVKGLLGTKLGMTQVWDENNKLIPVTVVQADSNVITQLRNAEADGYVAVQIGYGQIDPRKVTKPLAGHFEKAGVTPRRHVVELRTADAAEYELGQELSVEVFEAGQKIDVIGTTKGKGFAGVMKRHGFHGVGASHGAHKNHRKPGSIGGASTPSRVFKGMKMAGRMGAVRHTTLNLTVHAVDVEKSLLLIKGAVPGARGQVVLVRTAVKGA, encoded by the coding sequence ATGACCGCAACCCGTAACGTAAAGGGCCTGCTGGGCACGAAGCTCGGCATGACCCAGGTCTGGGACGAGAACAACAAGCTCATCCCCGTCACTGTGGTCCAGGCAGATTCGAACGTCATCACCCAGCTGCGTAACGCAGAAGCTGATGGCTACGTAGCCGTTCAGATCGGCTACGGCCAGATCGATCCCCGCAAGGTCACCAAGCCGCTGGCTGGTCACTTTGAAAAGGCAGGCGTCACGCCTCGCCGCCACGTCGTCGAACTCCGTACCGCAGATGCTGCTGAGTACGAGCTGGGCCAGGAGCTCTCCGTAGAGGTCTTCGAAGCCGGCCAGAAGATCGACGTCATCGGCACCACCAAGGGTAAGGGCTTCGCCGGTGTTATGAAGCGTCACGGCTTCCACGGCGTTGGAGCTTCCCACGGTGCCCACAAGAACCACCGTAAGCCCGGTTCAATCGGTGGCGCATCCACCCCGAGCCGCGTCTTCAAGGGCATGAAAATGGCCGGCCGCATGGGCGCCGTTCGTCACACCACGCTGAACCTCACGGTCCACGCGGTTGACGTCGAGAAGTCGCTGCTCCTTATCAAGGGCGCCGTTCCCGGCGCCCGCGGCCAGGTCGTCCTCGTACGCACCGCCGTGAAGGGAGCCTAG
- the rplW gene encoding 50S ribosomal protein L23, which yields MSAATIKDPRDVVLAPVVSEKSYGLIDEGKYTFLVDPRSNKTEIKLAVEKIFSVKVDSINTINRAGKRKRTKFGWGTRKNTKRAIVTLKEGTIDIFGGPLS from the coding sequence GTGAGTGCAGCCACCATCAAGGATCCCCGCGACGTCGTGCTTGCACCCGTCGTGTCGGAAAAGAGCTACGGCCTGATCGACGAGGGCAAGTACACCTTCCTGGTGGACCCCCGTTCGAACAAGACCGAGATCAAGCTGGCCGTGGAGAAGATTTTCTCCGTCAAGGTCGATTCGATCAACACCATCAACCGTGCCGGTAAGCGCAAGCGCACCAAATTCGGATGGGGTACCCGCAAGAACACCAAGCGTGCGATTGTCACCCTCAAAGAAGGCACTATCGACATCTTCGGCGGTCCGCTCTCGTAG
- a CDS encoding GH1 family beta-glucosidase: MTLESTESVTELASRMPPSFTLGVAAAAFQIEGALTAGGRGPSGWDAFAEKPGAIMDGHSPAMACDHYNRLPEDIALLQELGVDSYRFSLSWPRIQPDGRGSFNAEGLDFYDRLIDQLLEAGISPMATLYHWDTPLPLEHSGGWMNRETALRFGDYAAAAGERYGDRVAQWVTLNEPVSVTLNGYALGVHAPGHALMFDALPSIHHQLLAHGLGAQALRAAGVKGDVGVTNLHSPVRPASRKPGDRLVARMYDLLMNRIYADPVLLGQYPSLPLYARPWLRSIGRISDADLRTIHQPLDFYGLNYYFPVKVALGRGVTPIPANTHKAVARLPFHEVGYPEYNSTGFGWPVAPDHLGVLLKELHDRYGDALPPVYITEGGASFPEPDQVSGPLQDEDRVQYLASHLRAALDATSPGGPASGVDLRGYYVWTLMDNFEWAAGYSQRFGLVHVDFETLERTPKQSFYWYQELGKARRALHG; encoded by the coding sequence ATGACGCTGGAAAGCACCGAATCCGTGACCGAACTGGCCAGCCGCATGCCGCCGTCGTTCACTTTAGGCGTCGCAGCCGCCGCCTTCCAGATCGAAGGAGCCCTTACCGCGGGAGGCCGGGGACCGTCCGGCTGGGACGCCTTTGCCGAGAAGCCCGGCGCCATCATGGACGGGCACTCTCCCGCCATGGCCTGCGACCACTACAACCGCCTGCCGGAGGACATTGCCCTGCTGCAGGAGTTAGGCGTGGACTCCTACCGTTTCTCCTTGTCCTGGCCGAGGATCCAGCCGGACGGCCGCGGAAGCTTCAACGCAGAAGGACTGGATTTCTACGACCGGCTGATAGACCAGCTTCTGGAAGCCGGGATCTCCCCCATGGCCACGCTCTACCACTGGGACACTCCCCTGCCCCTGGAACACAGCGGCGGCTGGATGAACCGGGAAACGGCGCTACGCTTTGGTGACTACGCCGCTGCCGCCGGGGAGCGCTACGGGGACCGTGTGGCGCAGTGGGTCACGCTCAACGAACCAGTTTCAGTGACGTTGAACGGCTACGCCCTGGGTGTCCATGCCCCCGGCCATGCCCTGATGTTTGACGCCCTTCCGTCCATCCACCACCAGCTCCTTGCCCATGGGCTGGGCGCACAGGCCCTCCGCGCCGCCGGCGTCAAGGGGGATGTGGGAGTCACCAATCTGCACTCTCCTGTCCGTCCGGCCAGCAGGAAGCCCGGCGACAGGCTGGTGGCCAGGATGTACGACCTGCTGATGAACAGGATCTACGCCGACCCCGTGCTCCTGGGCCAATACCCCAGCCTGCCGTTGTATGCCAGGCCGTGGCTGCGTTCCATCGGGCGGATCTCCGATGCCGACCTGCGGACCATCCACCAGCCACTGGATTTCTACGGCCTCAATTACTACTTCCCGGTAAAAGTCGCACTGGGACGTGGGGTAACGCCTATTCCGGCCAACACGCACAAGGCCGTAGCGCGGCTGCCCTTCCACGAAGTGGGATATCCCGAGTACAACAGCACAGGGTTCGGCTGGCCGGTGGCGCCCGACCACCTGGGCGTCCTCCTGAAGGAACTCCACGACCGCTACGGGGACGCGCTGCCGCCGGTATACATCACAGAAGGCGGAGCGAGCTTCCCAGAACCTGACCAGGTGTCCGGCCCGCTCCAGGATGAGGATCGGGTGCAGTACCTTGCCTCGCACCTGCGGGCCGCGCTGGACGCGACGTCTCCCGGGGGCCCTGCGTCAGGTGTGGACCTGCGGGGCTACTACGTGTGGACCCTGATGGACAATTTTGAATGGGCCGCCGGGTACTCGCAGCGGTTCGGCCTGGTGCACGTGGACTTCGAGACCCTCGAGCGGACGCCCAAGCAGTCGTTCTACTGGTACCAGGAGCTGGGCAAGGCCCGGCGGGCGCTGCACGGCTGA
- the rpsJ gene encoding 30S ribosomal protein S10: MAGQKIRIRLKSYDHEVIDTSARKIVETVTRAGATVVGPVPLPTEKNVYCVIRSPHKYKDSREHFEMRTHKRLIDIIDPTPKAVDSLMRLDLPADVNIEIKL; this comes from the coding sequence ATGGCGGGACAAAAAATCCGCATCCGGCTGAAGTCATACGACCACGAGGTCATTGACACTTCAGCACGGAAGATCGTTGAGACGGTCACGCGCGCAGGCGCAACGGTAGTGGGCCCTGTGCCGCTGCCGACGGAGAAGAACGTGTACTGCGTTATCCGCTCTCCGCACAAGTACAAGGACAGCCGCGAGCACTTCGAAATGCGCACGCACAAGCGTCTTATCGACATCATCGATCCCACGCCGAAGGCTGTTGACTCGCTCATGCGTCTCGACCTGCCGGCTGACGTGAACATCGAAATCAAGCTGTAG
- the fusA gene encoding elongation factor G: MAQDVLTDLSKVRNIGIMAHIDAGKTTTTERILFYTGVNHKIGETHDGASTTDWMEQEKERGITITSAAVTCFWENNQINIIDTPGHVDFTVEVERSLRVLDGAVAVFDGKEGVEPQSETVWRQADKYNVPRICFVNKMDKLGADFYFTVDTIISRLGAKPLVMQLPIGAENDFIGVVDLLYMRALVWPGDAKGDVTMGAKYEIREIPADLQEKAEEYRANLVETVAESSEELMEKYLEGEEISIDELKAGIRKMTINSELYPIFCGSAFKNRGVQPMLDAVVDYLPNPLDVPPMVGHDPRDEEKELTRKPSSEEPFSALAFKIAAHPFFGQLTFIRVYSGHVEAGAQVVNSTKGKKERIGKLFQMHANKEMPVEGATAGHIYAAIGLKDTTTGDTLCDSNNQIVLESMSFPEPVISVAIEPNTKGDQEKLSTAIQKLSAEDPTFQVSLNEDTGQTIIAGMGELHLDILVDRMRREFKVEANVGKPQVAYRETIKRAVERHDYTHKKQTGGSGQFAKIQIAIEPMDTSEGELYEFENKVTGGRVPREYIPSVDAGIQDALNDGVLAGYPVVGIKATLIDGAYHDVDSSEMAFKIAGRMAFKEAARKANPVLLEPLMDVEVRTPEEYMGEVIGDLNSRRGQMQSMEDAQGVKVIRAHVPLSGMFGYIGDLRSKTQGRAVYSMTFNSYAEVPKAVADEIIQKTRGE; the protein is encoded by the coding sequence GTGGCACAGGACGTGCTTACCGACCTTAGTAAGGTCCGCAACATCGGCATCATGGCCCATATTGATGCCGGCAAGACCACCACCACCGAGCGCATCCTGTTCTACACGGGTGTGAACCACAAGATCGGCGAAACGCACGACGGCGCTTCGACCACCGACTGGATGGAACAGGAAAAGGAACGCGGCATCACCATCACGTCTGCCGCCGTGACCTGCTTCTGGGAAAACAACCAGATCAACATCATCGACACCCCCGGCCACGTTGACTTCACCGTTGAGGTTGAGCGCTCCCTGCGCGTCCTCGATGGCGCCGTTGCCGTGTTCGATGGCAAGGAAGGCGTTGAGCCGCAGTCTGAGACCGTTTGGCGCCAGGCTGACAAGTACAACGTTCCGCGCATCTGCTTCGTCAACAAGATGGACAAGCTCGGTGCCGACTTCTACTTCACCGTAGACACCATCATCAGCCGCCTCGGCGCCAAGCCGCTGGTTATGCAGCTGCCCATCGGTGCCGAGAACGACTTCATCGGCGTCGTGGACCTGCTCTACATGCGCGCACTGGTGTGGCCCGGCGATGCCAAGGGTGACGTGACCATGGGTGCCAAGTACGAGATCCGCGAGATCCCGGCTGACCTCCAGGAAAAGGCCGAAGAGTACCGCGCGAACCTCGTTGAGACGGTCGCAGAGTCCTCCGAGGAACTCATGGAGAAGTACCTCGAGGGTGAAGAGATCTCGATCGACGAGCTCAAGGCCGGCATCCGCAAGATGACGATCAACTCCGAGCTCTACCCGATCTTCTGCGGTTCCGCGTTCAAGAACCGTGGCGTGCAGCCCATGCTCGACGCCGTTGTGGACTACCTGCCGAACCCGCTCGACGTCCCCCCGATGGTCGGCCACGATCCTCGCGACGAAGAGAAGGAACTGACCCGCAAGCCTTCTTCCGAAGAGCCGTTCTCCGCACTGGCCTTCAAGATTGCTGCGCACCCGTTCTTCGGCCAGCTCACCTTCATCCGCGTGTACTCCGGTCACGTGGAAGCAGGCGCCCAGGTGGTCAACTCCACCAAGGGCAAGAAGGAGCGCATTGGCAAGCTGTTCCAGATGCACGCCAACAAGGAAATGCCCGTCGAGGGCGCTACCGCCGGCCACATCTACGCAGCCATCGGCCTGAAGGACACCACTACGGGTGACACCCTGTGTGATTCCAACAACCAGATCGTGCTCGAGTCCATGAGCTTCCCGGAGCCCGTGATCTCGGTTGCCATCGAGCCGAACACCAAGGGTGACCAGGAGAAGCTCTCCACGGCCATCCAGAAGCTCTCCGCTGAGGACCCCACCTTCCAGGTGTCCCTCAACGAAGACACTGGCCAGACCATCATCGCCGGCATGGGCGAGCTCCACCTGGACATCCTGGTGGACCGCATGCGCCGCGAATTCAAGGTCGAAGCCAACGTGGGCAAGCCCCAGGTTGCTTACCGCGAAACCATCAAGCGCGCCGTCGAACGCCACGATTACACGCACAAGAAGCAGACCGGTGGTTCAGGTCAGTTCGCAAAGATCCAGATTGCGATCGAGCCGATGGACACCTCCGAGGGCGAGCTGTACGAGTTCGAGAACAAGGTCACCGGTGGCCGCGTTCCCCGCGAGTACATCCCGTCCGTTGACGCCGGTATCCAGGATGCGTTGAACGACGGCGTCCTGGCCGGTTACCCGGTTGTGGGCATCAAGGCAACGCTGATTGACGGCGCCTACCACGATGTCGACTCTTCGGAAATGGCGTTCAAGATCGCCGGCCGTATGGCTTTCAAGGAAGCCGCACGCAAGGCGAACCCGGTTCTGCTCGAACCGCTGATGGATGTCGAGGTCCGCACCCCTGAGGAATACATGGGTGAAGTTATCGGTGACCTCAACTCCCGCCGTGGCCAGATGCAGTCCATGGAAGATGCACAGGGTGTCAAGGTCATCCGTGCGCACGTCCCGCTGTCCGGCATGTTCGGATACATCGGCGACCTGCGCTCCAAGACCCAGGGCCGCGCTGTGTACTCCATGACGTTCAACAGCTACGCCGAGGTCCCGAAGGCTGTTGCCGACGAGATCATCCAGAAGACCCGCGGCGAATAG
- the rpsG gene encoding 30S ribosomal protein S7 produces MPRKGPAPKRPLVLDPVYGSPLVTQLINKVLVDGKKSTAERIVYGALEGARAKSGGDPVAALKKAMDNVKPSLEVRSRRVGGATYQVPVEVKPGRSTALALRWLVGYSKARREKTMTERLQNEILDASNGLGAAVKRREDTHKMAESNKAFAHYRW; encoded by the coding sequence ATGCCTCGCAAGGGTCCGGCCCCCAAGCGGCCGCTCGTACTAGATCCCGTTTACGGCTCCCCGCTGGTTACCCAGCTCATCAACAAGGTGCTCGTTGACGGCAAGAAGTCCACGGCAGAGCGTATCGTCTACGGTGCCCTCGAAGGCGCACGCGCCAAGTCCGGCGGCGACCCCGTAGCAGCCCTTAAGAAGGCCATGGACAACGTCAAGCCTTCCCTCGAGGTCCGCTCACGCCGCGTCGGCGGCGCCACCTACCAGGTTCCGGTTGAGGTCAAGCCGGGCCGCTCCACTGCACTCGCCCTGCGCTGGCTGGTCGGCTACTCCAAGGCCCGCCGCGAAAAGACGATGACCGAGCGCCTCCAGAACGAAATCCTGGATGCCTCCAACGGTCTCGGTGCCGCTGTGAAGCGTCGCGAAGACACCCACAAGATGGCCGAGTCCAACAAGGCCTTCGCACACTACCGCTGGTAA
- the tuf gene encoding elongation factor Tu produces the protein MAKAKFERTKPHVNIGTIGHVDHGKTTLTAAISKVLYDKYPTLNEKRDFASIDSAPEERQRGITINISHVEYQTEKRHYAHVDAPGHADYIKNMITGAAQMDGAILVVAATDGPMAQTREHVLLARQVGVPYLLVALNKSDMVDDEELLDLVEMEVRELLSSQGFDGDEAPVVRVSGLKALEGDPEWVKSVEDLMAAVDESVPDPVRDRDKPFLMPIEDVFTITGRGTVVTGRAERGTLAINSEVEIVGIRPVQKTTVTGIEMFHKQLDEAWAGENCGLLLRGLKRDDVERGQVVVKPGSITPHTDFEANVYILSKDEGGRHNPFYSNYRPQFYFRTTDVTGVITLPEGTEMVMPGDNTEMTVALIQPIAMEEGLGFAIREGGRTVGSGRVTKINK, from the coding sequence GTGGCAAAGGCAAAGTTCGAGCGGACTAAGCCGCACGTTAACATCGGCACCATTGGTCACGTTGACCACGGTAAGACGACGTTGACGGCCGCCATTTCCAAGGTGCTGTACGACAAGTACCCGACTCTCAACGAGAAGCGTGACTTCGCGTCGATTGACTCTGCACCTGAAGAGCGTCAGCGCGGCATTACCATCAACATCTCCCACGTTGAGTACCAGACCGAGAAGCGCCACTACGCACACGTAGACGCTCCGGGTCACGCTGACTACATCAAGAACATGATCACCGGTGCTGCCCAGATGGACGGTGCAATCCTCGTGGTTGCCGCCACTGACGGCCCGATGGCACAGACCCGCGAGCACGTCCTGCTCGCCCGCCAGGTTGGTGTTCCCTACCTGCTGGTCGCCCTGAACAAGTCCGACATGGTTGACGATGAGGAACTGCTGGACCTCGTTGAAATGGAAGTTCGTGAGCTCCTGAGCTCGCAGGGCTTCGATGGCGACGAAGCACCGGTTGTCCGCGTTTCCGGCCTGAAGGCCCTGGAAGGCGACCCCGAGTGGGTCAAGTCCGTTGAGGACCTGATGGCTGCTGTTGACGAGTCTGTTCCGGACCCCGTACGTGACCGTGACAAGCCGTTCCTGATGCCGATCGAGGACGTCTTCACCATCACCGGCCGTGGAACCGTTGTTACGGGCCGCGCCGAGCGTGGAACCCTCGCCATCAACTCCGAGGTCGAGATCGTCGGCATCCGCCCGGTCCAGAAGACCACGGTTACCGGTATCGAGATGTTCCACAAGCAGCTCGACGAAGCATGGGCCGGCGAGAACTGTGGCCTCCTGCTCCGCGGTCTGAAGCGCGATGACGTAGAGCGTGGCCAGGTTGTCGTCAAGCCGGGTTCCATCACCCCGCACACCGACTTCGAGGCTAACGTCTACATCCTCTCCAAGGACGAAGGCGGACGTCACAACCCGTTCTACTCCAACTACCGCCCGCAGTTCTACTTCCGCACCACGGACGTAACCGGCGTTATCACCCTGCCCGAGGGCACGGAAATGGTTATGCCTGGCGACAACACTGAGATGACCGTTGCGCTCATCCAGCCCATCGCTATGGAAGAAGGCCTCGGCTTCGCTATCCGCGAAGGCGGCCGCACCGTTGGTTCAGGACGCGTTACCAAGATCAACAAGTAA
- the rpsS gene encoding 30S ribosomal protein S19, with translation MPRSLKKGPFVDQHLFVKVARENEKGTKNVIKTWSRRSMIIPDMLGHTIAVHDGRKHIPVFVTESMVGHKLGEFAPTRTFRGHVKDDRKGKRR, from the coding sequence ATGCCACGCAGCCTGAAAAAAGGTCCTTTCGTTGACCAGCACCTCTTTGTGAAGGTAGCCAGGGAAAACGAAAAGGGCACCAAGAACGTCATCAAGACCTGGTCCCGCCGTTCGATGATCATCCCCGACATGCTCGGGCACACGATCGCCGTACACGACGGACGCAAGCACATCCCGGTGTTTGTCACTGAGTCGATGGTCGGGCACAAGCTCGGCGAATTCGCTCCCACGCGGACATTCCGCGGCCATGTCAAGGACGACCGTAAGGGCAAGCGCCGCTAG
- the rplB gene encoding 50S ribosomal protein L2 produces MGIRKYKPTTPGRRGSSVADFIEITRSTPEKSLVRPLPKKGGRNNTGKITTRHKGGGHKRQYRLIDFRRHDKDGVDARVAEIEYDPNRTARIALLHYVDGTKRYIIAPNKLSQGDFVEAGANADIKPGNNLPLRNIPVGTVIHAVELRPGGGAKMGRSAGASIQLVAKEGRFAQLRLPSGEIRNVDVRCRATVGEVGNAEQSNINWGKAGRMRWKGVRPTVRGVAMNPVDHPHGGGEGKTSGGRNPVNPNGQREGRTRRPNKESDKLIVRRRRTGKNKR; encoded by the coding sequence ATGGGAATCCGTAAATACAAGCCGACTACCCCGGGCCGTCGTGGCTCGAGCGTAGCGGACTTCATTGAAATCACGCGGTCGACGCCGGAAAAGTCGTTGGTACGTCCGCTGCCCAAAAAGGGCGGCCGTAACAACACCGGTAAGATCACCACCCGTCACAAGGGTGGCGGACACAAGCGCCAGTACCGTCTGATCGACTTCCGTCGCCACGACAAGGACGGCGTTGACGCCCGCGTTGCTGAAATCGAGTACGATCCGAACCGCACGGCTCGCATCGCCCTCCTGCACTACGTTGATGGCACCAAGCGTTACATCATCGCCCCGAACAAGCTGTCCCAGGGTGACTTCGTAGAGGCCGGCGCCAACGCTGACATCAAGCCTGGCAACAACCTGCCCCTGCGCAACATCCCCGTGGGTACCGTTATCCACGCGGTGGAACTGCGTCCGGGTGGCGGCGCCAAGATGGGCCGTTCCGCTGGTGCGTCCATCCAGCTCGTTGCCAAGGAAGGCCGCTTCGCCCAGCTGCGTCTGCCCTCCGGTGAAATCCGCAACGTTGACGTGCGCTGCCGCGCAACCGTCGGCGAGGTGGGCAACGCCGAGCAGTCGAACATCAACTGGGGCAAGGCCGGCCGTATGCGCTGGAAGGGCGTCCGCCCGACCGTCCGTGGTGTCGCCATGAACCCGGTTGACCACCCGCACGGTGGTGGTGAGGGTAAGACGTCCGGTGGACGTAACCCCGTCAACCCCAACGGTCAGCGCGAAGGCCGCACGCGCCGCCCCAACAAAGAGAGCGACAAGCTTATTGTTCGTCGCCGTCGTACTGGCAAGAACAAGCGATAG
- the rplP gene encoding 50S ribosomal protein L16, whose product MLIPRRVKHRKQHHPGRSGAATGGTKVTFGEYGIQALSPAYVTNRQIESARIAMTRHIKRGGKVWINIYPDRPLTKKPAETRMGSGKGSPEWWVANVKPGRVLFEISGVEESVAREALRLAIHKLPLKARILRREGGE is encoded by the coding sequence ATGCTTATCCCACGTCGAGTCAAGCACCGTAAGCAGCACCACCCGGGTCGTTCCGGCGCTGCTACGGGCGGCACCAAGGTCACTTTCGGTGAGTACGGCATCCAGGCCCTGAGCCCGGCATACGTCACGAACCGTCAGATCGAATCCGCCCGTATCGCGATGACCCGCCACATCAAGCGTGGCGGTAAGGTCTGGATCAACATCTACCCGGACCGTCCCCTCACCAAGAAGCCTGCCGAGACCCGCATGGGTTCCGGTAAGGGTTCACCGGAATGGTGGGTCGCAAACGTCAAGCCGGGCCGGGTTCTCTTTGAGATCTCCGGCGTCGAAGAATCGGTAGCACGCGAGGCCCTGCGCCTGGCAATCCACAAGCTCCCGTTGAAGGCACGCATTCTGCGTCGCGAAGGTGGTGAATAG
- the rpsC gene encoding 30S ribosomal protein S3 — MGQKVNPHGFRLGITTDHVSHWFADSTKAGQRYKDFVREDIRIRQLMSTGMERAGIAKVEIERTRDRVRVDIHTARPGIVIGRRGAEADRIRGELEKLTGKQVQLNILEVKNPEMEAQLVAQGVAEQLTSRVAFRRAMKKAMQSAQRAGAKGIRIACSGRLGGAEMSRSEFYREGRVPLHTLRANIDYGFYEAKTTFGRIGVKVWIYKGDVTAKELAQQAASAPSRGRGPSDRPGRPGGADRGDRRRRNDRPAAEAAPAAEAPAAEAAAPAAEGGQA, encoded by the coding sequence GTGGGACAGAAAGTAAACCCGCACGGGTTCCGACTCGGCATCACCACCGATCACGTATCGCACTGGTTCGCTGACAGCACCAAGGCCGGCCAGCGGTACAAGGACTTCGTTCGCGAAGACATCCGCATCCGCCAGCTCATGTCCACGGGCATGGAGCGCGCCGGTATCGCTAAGGTTGAGATCGAGCGCACCCGTGACCGTGTCCGCGTGGACATCCACACGGCCCGCCCGGGCATCGTCATCGGCCGCCGTGGAGCAGAAGCAGACCGCATCCGCGGCGAGCTCGAAAAGCTCACCGGCAAGCAGGTTCAGCTGAACATCCTCGAGGTCAAGAACCCCGAGATGGAAGCACAGCTTGTGGCCCAGGGCGTTGCTGAGCAGCTGACTTCACGTGTGGCTTTCCGCCGCGCCATGAAGAAGGCCATGCAGTCCGCACAGCGTGCAGGTGCCAAGGGCATCCGTATCGCCTGCTCCGGTCGACTGGGTGGCGCTGAAATGTCCCGCTCGGAGTTCTACCGCGAAGGCCGTGTGCCCCTGCACACCCTCCGCGCGAACATCGACTACGGCTTCTACGAAGCCAAGACCACCTTCGGCCGTATTGGCGTGAAGGTCTGGATCTACAAGGGTGACGTCACCGCCAAGGAACTGGCCCAGCAGGCCGCTTCCGCCCCGTCCCGTGGCCGCGGTCCGAGCGACCGTCCGGGCCGCCCGGGTGGCGCTGACCGTGGTGACCGCCGCCGTCGCAACGACCGTCCGGCCGCCGAAGCAGCTCCCGCTGCAGAGGCTCCGGCAGCTGAAGCTGCTGCTCCCGCAGCAGAAGGAGGACAGGCTTAA
- the rplV gene encoding 50S ribosomal protein L22: MEAKAIARHIRVTPMKARRVVNLVRGLQANEALAILKFAPQAASEPVFKVVQSAISNARVLADRDGVAFDEGDLIISEAFVDEGPTMKRFQPRAQGRAFQIKKRTSHITVVVATPEKEEAR; the protein is encoded by the coding sequence ATGGAAGCCAAGGCAATTGCGCGTCACATCCGCGTAACGCCTATGAAGGCCCGGCGCGTCGTCAACCTTGTTCGTGGATTGCAAGCGAATGAGGCTCTGGCAATTCTGAAGTTTGCCCCGCAGGCAGCTTCGGAGCCGGTATTCAAGGTAGTTCAGTCGGCAATCTCCAACGCCCGGGTCCTCGCGGACCGCGACGGCGTGGCGTTTGACGAAGGCGACCTCATCATCAGCGAAGCGTTTGTTGATGAAGGCCCGACCATGAAGCGGTTCCAGCCGCGTGCCCAGGGTCGTGCATTTCAGATCAAGAAGCGCACCAGCCACATCACCGTGGTAGTCGCTACCCCGGAGAAAGAGGAGGCTCGCTAA